The genome window CAAGCGTCAGACCTGCGGAACGACCACCGAATTACTATTGGAAACGCAGCAAGGAACCATTGATAAACCAAGCCCTATGGTCGGTATGCGATATCCAGGTGGGGCGCTCGACGAGCAGCATGCAATTTTAGAGATGGTGCGAAATGCCGAAGGAATCGACTGGCGGCTATGTTGGGCTTTACTTGAAATATTCCAATGCGGAGACGAGCGACACTTTGACGATTTTGCAATAGAGTATGCAAGATTAATTAACCGAGCCGGTGATAACGTTACCGCCATTTCTGAAATGGTAAGCAGAGTAGAGTTCGTGGTTGGCGCAGAGATAGATCCTACACAACGAATCCGATTTATAAACTCATTCCGAAAGGAACTCAACAATGAGCATCACCATGCGTTCTCGTTAATTATGGCTCAAGCTGCGACTACGGATATACAGAATGAAGTAAATGTTCAATTCGAAGATCTTGTTGGGAGCGCATCGACCTATCAAGACAATCATTCAGAAATCGAAGATAAATTATATTTACCTGGTACTTTTGGAAAACAATCCTCTATAAAGCAAGCGGACGAGGCATTGGCCGACGCGGGGAAGCAACTAAAACTAAGGAATCTGGATGCTGCCAAGACCCAAGCCGTGAGGGTACTACAAATTCTGCAGGACGGTGGTTGGTCAATATGGCATGATTGTTTAGGAGACACACATCGCGCTGCTGAAGAGTTACTGCGAATATACGCAGCGAATCCAGTCGATCTAATCCGTGCTTATGCTCCGTTGATAGCTGCTGAGCGATATGATTCGAAGTGGAATATTGCGGAACATCTGATCGCGAAAGCAACGGACTTACTTGATGAAGAGGAAAGAAGCCAGCTATTTAAATGTGTAATAGATCATGTGCACTTGATGGTGGGTGACGCCACGAATGAAATTGAGATGTTCTATTTTCTTAGCGAAAAGCCGGAACGCGATGCGTCTGTGGATCTGTTCAAATTGGTTATTTGGCTTCTTGATCATCCCAAGTTGTTGCGACGCGATAAGGCAGCTGGAATGATTGCATGGCTCGTCGAAAGGAGTTCATCTGCTTACCTCGAACCGGCAGTCAAGGAGGCTTTTTCAATGGCGACAGGATTCAGTGCCGATATCCTTTGTGGCGTCCTTGATTCGATGTCAACACAGCAGCCTCTGCCACTATGGGATCAAATCTTTGCCTTGCTTGATATGGACGATATTTTACGAAATTGCCAACACGTTAGCCGCTTGGCTGTGCTTCACCGTATTGCGGAAAGAGCTGGAAAGGCGGGCTCAAGTACGGGAGTAGAGGTCGCTTCGCGCCTTGCGGGGCAATTTCGTTCAGGAAAGATTGAACTGGGAGACTCTGATATGGATGTCGATCTTCCTAATTGGGCCCGTTGTGTAAAAAGCGAATGGGCGCGACTCGATCATCTGGGGCTAGCGACTCAAGAGGTTGTTAATCGTCTCGATGACAAAATGTCCGAGATTTGCGCCCCTTTGAATATTCAGGAAAATTGGAATATCGAGAATGCGGTTTCCACAACTTTTCGCGAAATTCCAAATCACCGATTTAACCGGTGGGAGGCGAAGGTTCGCTTTGCATTGAACACTGCGCTTTTCCCTTATGCATCACAGCGTGATTTTATAAAAATTGAGTCGGCACTACGCGTTTTCAATCCCTCTTTGCCTGAGCATACATTAACTCCAGGTTTTGCTTCGTCGGCAGATGCAATTCTTAAGGCTATTGCTTCTTGGAAAGATTATGCCGGTGCAACCGGTAATGATGATTATTGCTTTCTTGCCTATCATGAAATGACGGAGCTAGGTAAGGATGGCAATATGGTGCATATTGAAGTTTTGGCTATGGTTGTTCCATCTCTCTCTCTGAGAGGGAACTTCTCTTTACCATCTTTTAAAAAATATTTTAGGTCGAACGAGCTTCCGGATTTTGGAGCTGGAACTACTTATCATGAGACTTGCTGGCATCTAAAGCCCGGCTCTGCTTTCTTCGGATCGTATACACCAGCCTTCCCTCTCCCCGTTTTCAAAGAGCTGATTAAAGCGCAAAATAGTGATTTTTCCCGCGTTAGTTGGCGGAATGGCAGATCAAATGATACGGGTCATTTCGGACGTCCCATTCAGGAAGGTTGCTTGCTTGCGGTAAAACGAGCGGCTGTTCAACTGCCTGAAGGAAAAAAACTGGCTTGGATGATCCGAATTAATGGAGAAATAGTTACTGTGGTCGACTCGAAAAACAATAAGCTGATTTAGGAGATATTTGCGCAATGATGGAAAGTATGACGCCCCCAATGACACGATCTGAGTTCGAACACCGTTTTCATCTTCTCAATGAGCAAATGAAACAAGGGAAAATTCAATTCGCCGCACGAGCGATAAACGGAATCCATGGAATAGAAAATGTAAGGATTTTGCCAAACGGACGGATTGATTTTCTCAGTGTAAACGAATTAGCGCGAAATCTAGCCAACACAACGATGCACTTTGATAGTGAAAGGATCAAGGCGATGTTCGACAAGCAAGAAAGCCAGGACGTACCAGGGGGTGGTGCGGAGTGAAGACGGCACCATCGGATTTCTCAGATGCATCGACCACCAGCTCAAGATACGCGGTTTCAGTTTATCCCTTTTGATAACTCTGGCAGCATCTGATGCGATTCATGCTGGATGAGGTGGGATTAAATTACTTCTTAAACCTTAAGAATTTAAGCTGTGCCAAAATAGGCGCGGATCACCCAACTGTTTGCCATAACCATGCATATCATTCGATTATCACTGCAAAACTTTAAACGTTTTACCGATCTAACTATCCAGAATATTCCATCACAAGCGAAACTGGTATTGTTGATCGGCGCAAACGGCTCGGGAAAATCCTGTGTATTCGATGCATTCAACTGGATAGCGCCAGGCAATGCCTCCCGCTGGCATGGTCAACAGGAAAGCGCCTACTTTAAAAAGGAAGAAGCTTCCGATACTGGCGTTATGATTGAATCCAGCTCCAACGAAACATTCGAGCGTAGCGATAACACCCTTTCGCAAAATGCGGCGGGCAAGTTTTATGGCCGCAGCAGTCTGCGCATCGTACCTCATTTGAAGCCCGCCAATCATCCAGGCGATGCCATCGAAAACGATCAGGATGCTCCTCGATTTTACATCGAGCAGGATGAACGCTTTTTTATTGATGTGCAGCAGTTTACCGCGAATATTAACAAAGCGGCCAGAGCACCGTTGTTCAAGGCAAATTCACTATTAAACCAAACAGAACTGCTGGAACAGATACATCAGATTCAGGCGCAATACATAGCCCCACTGAATGCCAGTCTGGCACGTATTTTCGGTGAAACCGAACAAACTTCGATTCGACTGGAAAACTACGAAGATGCTGAACCCGGCCAACCCATCAAACTCAACTTTCGCAAAGGCGGATACAGCATTAACTTCGACCTGCTCTCTCACGGTGAAAAACAGGTCGTCATACTGCTGCTGAATTTTGCCGTGCGTAAAAATCAACTCAGGGACAAAATTTTATATATTGACGAAATGGACGCGCATATGAATACGCGTCTACAGTTCGATTTATTACAGGAAATTGTCGAACACTGGATTCCAGACGACTCGCAACTCTGGACCGCCTCGCATGCGCTGGGCTTTATCGACTACGCGCGCAAATCGGCACACGCCGCCATCATCGACTTCGACTCCCTTGACTTCGATGAGGCGCAAACAATCGAGCCCGTGGAGAAAATCAATCCGCAACTCTATGAAATTGCAGTCAGTAGCGAGCTATTGGGCGAGTTGGCCAACAACCGCCAACTGATCTTTGTTGAAAATAACGACATTAACTATTACAAACCGGCGCTGGCTACAACCCGCCGCCTGTTACTGCCCGCCCGCGACAAAACTACCGCCTATTTCACAGCACAAGCACTGGCGCAATATTGTTTGATCGACAGGGATTATCTCAGCGACGACGAGCGCAACGAACTATTGTCCACCTATTCATGGTTACGCCTGTTGAATTACTACAGCGTTGAAAATTACCTCTATCATCCTGAAAATGTTTCCGAACTGACGGCCTGCCACGATAAGGCGTTTGATCGCTTCGCCTATGAAACCGCCTGGAGAACCGCAAAAAACAGGGACAAGGCCAAACTCCTGAATAAACTGGATGGCATACGCAAAGGCTATCCTTTTTTCAAAGAACCCGGCAATGAAAAGCTGCGCAAGACCTATGAAGGCTGGCAATCTCATCAAAAAGTGGCCGATATGCTGGACTCGGATGATTTTGAAACCTTCTTCAAGGTTTACCCCGCCAAAGACCATGGCGGAGACGCGCGCGGTCTGGCCGGGTTTGGTAAGGACAAGCTGGCGTCAACGCAATGGTTCCAGCAACAGATTCGGGCGCTGATTGAACCTGAAAACTAGAGATCGCTCATGAACAAACTCAAACGCGCGGCCATCTTCGACCGCTTGCAGGAAGCCATTCCGAACCCCGTCACCGAGCTGGTTTATGCTTCGCCTTTCGAGCTGCTGATCGCCGTTGTTCTGTCGGCGCAGGCGACCGACAAAAGCGTCAACAAGGCTACCGCTCTACTGTTTCCCCAGGCCAACACGCCTGCCGCGCTGCTGGCTCTGGGCGTGGACAGACTCAAGGAATACATCAAAACCATCGGGCTTTACAACAGCAAGGCCGAACATATCGTCAGCCTGTGCCGGATGCTGATGGACAAGCACCAGGGCCAGGTGCCGCAAACGCGGGAGGCGCTCGAAGCGCTGCCCGGCGTGGGCCGTAAAACCGCGAACGTGATGCTCAACACCGCGTTCGGTCACCCGACCATTGCGGTCGACACGCATATTTTCCGCGTAGCCAACCGCACCGCCATCGCTCCCGGAAAAACCGTGTTGGCGGTCGAAAAAAAACTGGAAAGTACGGTTCCGTCCGCGCACAAACTGAACGCGCATCATTTGTTGATACTGCATGGCCGCTATATCTGCGTGGCGCGCAAACCGCGCTGCGGGAGCTGCTGTATCGCCGATTTGTGCGAATACCCGGACAAGATTATCGAATGACGCAAAAGCTCTGTGCAGAAGCGGGCATCGTGTGGGACAATTCGGTCCGGAACGGGTGTCCACAGGCTGCACGCAACATTGAATTTGCCATGGAATGCAACTTTAATTCAAATTCAGGTGTCTAATCGGACACCGTGCCATAAAACAATACACTACTGAGGCTTCCATCATGAATAAAACCGATAAAAAATCTGTCGCGGCACTGGTAGGCGCTACCGTTGTCGGCGCTTTCACCGCACCTATCGCTCATGCGGAAAGCAACCCTTTCGCATTGAAGGAACTTTCCAGCGGTTATACCCAAGTCGCAGAGGTCGTACCTTACAAGGGTCAAAGCACGAACACGGGTACCGCGCCAGCACCAGCTCCTGCGAAGACGCAGGAAGCCACATGCGGACAAGGCAAATGCGGCGCTCAGATGATGAAGCAGCAACAGCAGATGAAGTGCGGAGCCGGTATGTCGGGAATGCAGCAGCCAGCCGCTGCCCCTGCGCAAACCCAGAAAGCCATGGAAGGTAAATGCGCCGGAATGAAAATGGACGGCAATAGCGCAACCACTCCTGCGCCCGCAGCTCCGCAGCAATAAGTATCGGTACCGCGTTTTCGTGCTCCAGTGCCTGAAATACCGCTGGTGCACGTCGCCATTCCACGATGAAAACCATACCGATTGCTACCGGGTTAGGCCTTAGACGCGAATTCGCTTTCGAACTCACGGAAGCGATGCCGGAGAATATCGCTTTTTACGAGGTTGCTCCGGAAAACTGGATGAAAATGGGCGGGAAGTGGGGACGCTTGTTCAGAGCGATGACCGAGCGTTTTCCATTCATCTTTCACGGGCTGTCTCTTTCCGTAGGCGGTTTTGCGCCTCTGGATACCCGATTCATCGCTGAACTCAAATCATTTTTGCAGCAACATCAGGCTTTACTGTACAGCGAACATCTGAGTTATTGCGGCGATGACGGATTGCTATACGATTTACTGCCGATACCGTTCACTGAAGAAGCCGTGCATCATGCCGCAGCGCGAATCCGGCAAACCCAGGATTTACTGGATCGCAGGATAGCGATAGAAAACGTTTCCTATTATGCCGCGCCCGGCAAGGAAATGGAGGAAATCGATTTCCTCAACGCCGTGCTGGAGGAAGCGGATTGCCTGCTGCTGCTGGACGTGAACAATATTTATGTCAACAGCGTGAATCATGGCTACGACGCGCTCGCATTTCTGCAGGCCATACCCGGCGAACGCATTGCCTACGCCCATATAGCCGGACATTATGTGGAAGCGGCGGACTTCCTGGTTGATACTCACGGCGCGACCATTATCGATCCGGTCTGGATGCTGCTGCAAAAGGCCTATGAGTTATTCGGCGTCTTTCCCACGCTGCTGGAAAGGGATTTCAACATCCCGCCGCTTCCTGAGTTGCTAAAGGAGGCCGGAACCATCCACACCTTGCAACAACAGGCGGGTAAAAGCCATGCAACCGTCTGAAACCGGAACGCCCGCCTTTATCGAAACGCAGCGCGCGTTCAGCGCCTATATACGCGATCCGCACAACAATCCGATGCCGGCGGACGTTCAACCCCAACGTATCGCGATGTATCGCGAATTGCTGTCCAACAATATCGACAGTTTTCTTTCCAACGCCTTTCCGATTATCAAGGAAACGCTGGACAGCCGGTATTGGCAAACGCTGATCGACGATTTTTTTGCGCGTCACCGCTCCAGCTCACCGTATTTTTCCGGCGTACCTGAAGAATTTCTTGATTATCTCGCCAAAGAACGCGCGGATATGCCCGGCGATCCGCCTTTTCTACTGGAATTGGCTCACTACGAATGGGTCGAAATGGCTTTGGCGATTGCCGAAGAGGAAGCGCCGGAACCTGATGCCGACAAGCTCGAAAAACCGCTGGATACCTGCATCAGGCTGTCGCCGGTCGCCTGGCCGCTGGCATACCGTTTCCCTGTTCACCGGATAGCGTGCGACAACCAGCCATTGCAAGCGCCTGCCGACCCGACCTATCTCGCAGTTTATCGTAATCGCGAAGACGAAGTTCTCTTTCTCGAACTCAACAATCTGACCTACCGGCTACTGCAGCGCCTGTCGGAAAACCACAACGAAACCGCTCGCGCAATACTTGGCAATCTCGCATTGGAAATGGGATACACGGATATCAACCCGATACTCAAGCATGGCGCAACGTTGTTGACGGATCTGGCCGAGCGAGGAATAGTATAGTTACGCAGCATGGAAAACAGGCGGGCGTCATTATCCAATCAACCTTACTCGTTACCGTGCAAACCGCGTAGCGAACATCGGCTCTCTTCTCCCTCCGGGCATGGGATCTACACAGACTTGACAACTTGCGCCGTTACCGAGCGACTGCCGTTGGAGCCCGCCGCCATTCGTCAAATCGGCGGCGTTCGTTTCGCAGACCCGGATGCCGGCTTCCGGTGGAACCACGCCATGGTCAGTGCATCCGGTACGATATCTGCCGTCATGCGCGGCTTCAGCGACCAGCCGACCACTTCACGGTTGAACAGGTCGAATACGATTGCCAGATACAGCCAGCCCTCATCCGTCCATGGATAAGTAATGTCGGATGTCCAAGCCAAGTTCGGCCCCGAAGGCGTGAAGTTCCGATTCAGTAAGTTCGCCGCCACCGGCAGGTTGTGTTTGGAGTCCGCCGTTACCTTGTACCGCCGCTTATGGCGTGCGCGAATGCCGTTCTTCTGCATCAGACACTCGTGACCTGGATGCGGGAAATCCACGGCCACGCAGCTCTCGCACCATCCTCGGGCCGCCATAAACTCCCTTGAACTCCGCGTGGATAGCCTGGATCAGCGCCAGCATCCACGCATCGGTCAATCACTTGCGATTCGGTTTGCCGCCATGCTTCCATGAGTGATAGCCACTCACGCCAACATCGAATACCGGCACATCGTATCCAGCCCATAATCCTTGCGTTGCGCATCAATCCAGGCGTACTTCACCGTGTTTCTTTCGCAAAGTACGCCGTCGCTTTTTTTGGAATTTCATTCTCCTGCTTCAGCCGTACGTTCTCGGCACGTAGCCTGGAGAGTTCCATCTGCTCAGTGGTAACTGCCTTGTTGATACCAGCTCCGACCAGCTTCCCGGCTTCGGCGGCCTTGACCCGGTTGCGCAGCGTCTGCTCGATCAGTCCCAGGTCCCTGGCTACCGCTCCAGCCGATTGGCCCGCCTTAACACGCTTGACCGCCAGTTCCTTGAACTCGGTTGTGTATTCCCGTTTCGATAACTTCATCTTCTTTCTCCAAAAGTAACGTGAATTTTACGTCACCCTTGGAAGACTATTTTTCGGGGGAAGTTCATTTTCCTGGAGCCGCGTTAATGCATGTCGTACCTGCTCGAGGCTGGTACCAATCAGCGGTTAACAACAGAACACCTATATTGTTTACATCCTTGATCAGTGCAATGAGTTTTCAGGGTCATAATGCGTGGCATGCTGCTGCTCGACTGCTTTGCGATATCGTTGGAAATTGGTAAATGCCAAATTAACGGTATGGCATAGAACCGAAAACGCTTCCAGCTTGAGGTTTAACGTGATAAATCCGACTCTTACATGAAATATACGGCAATTTCGACAATACTCGATTTTACAATAATCGTTATTGGCCAGGTTTTCTACGCGGCAAGCGCTGATGTTCATAGTAGTGTTTATCCTTAGTTTATAGTGGGTTGGCGACTGAACAAATTGCATAAGGCTTAGTGTTGACTATGGGTTTCTATCAAACGCCAATAAATTCGCATCCGCTTAAAAGTGCAACGCTCATCCGGCGGAGCCTTGAATTGAGGGTGAGAAAGCAATTTGTCCAAGCAGTTCGCGATGCTTCCTGCTACATGGGGCGAAGGTTCTCGACCATAGCTCATCAGATAGCAGCGTAACGATTGCAGCAAGGTGTCCGGCGAAACAAACGCCGAGTATTGAGCAGGGTTTCCTGTCTTCATTGGTGGTTTTTCCCGTGTTTTCATTGCATGGCGCCGGTGGAGACGGAAAGCAGCGAGCGTCGGATAATTTCTCTTGACGACCAGTCGAGACAGCTAAAGTCTTCTGCGTGCAGTGTTCCATCGCATAGCAGGCGCAACAGTTTCGAAATTGAGATTCTCAGACTTACTTCGCGGATGAGTTCGGGTTGCGCAGCATCGGGTTTGCTTGAGTTCATCATGATTAGCTCCGGTGGTTTTGAGTTGACATAAATGATAATGATTCTCATTTAGATTGTAAAGCTTTTCTTGGGCTTTACAGCGATTTTGCTGTTTATGTTTTATCGGGAAGCCTTTAGATGCTCCTGAATCCGTGGTGGTTAGTATGCGTCCAGCGGCCCCTCCTGTAAAAACCATCTGAAAAGCGCCATCCTCTGTTTTTTGAAATGAGGATGAGTGATGGCGATATCCGGCTACTGGCAAGATCATATCAATCCCTGGCAAAACAGCGGTCTGTCGCAGGCAGCATATTGTCGGTTGAGCGGTGATTTCATGTTGCATCTTGCTGGCGCGTTCCCGTTTTATTGGGATGTACCTAAAGTCTCGATAAGACTTTGGGGTATTGTGGCTTATTTAGCTTCACGGGTAAGACAGTGTATACTGGCGCAGTCTACCCAGCTTATGAGCATCCACGTTCTACCCGATGCCAAAATCCGTATCTCCTCCTGAGCGCTCAAGCCTGTTGCCGGGAAGAAGCCAATATTGCCAAAAGCAAAGTTCCTTCTGGGGCGTACTGGCGGTGCGTTTCCGCTTGCTTTATCCCGCAGCCGGAGCAGCTATCCGATCAACGCCATGAAATTAACATACCCCAAAACCAGAACTCGGGTTAAAATCTGCGGTTTTACTAGGGCGCAGGACGCGGTTGCCGCGGCGCGGCTTGGCGCGGACGCCATCGGTCTGGTGTTTTATGCGCCGAGTCCGCGCCATGTGGCTGTGGAAACCGCGCGCGAAATAGTGGCTTCGCTGCCCGCATTCACCACGGTGTCCGGGCTGTTCGTCGATGCCGCAGAAGAGCAGGTGCGCGACGTGCTGGCCCAGGTGCGGCTGGATCTGTTGCAGTTTCACGGTAGCGAAACGCCGGAGTATTGCCGTCAATTCGAGCGGCGCTACATCAAGTCGGTGGCCATGCG of Candidatus Methylospira mobilis contains these proteins:
- the nth gene encoding endonuclease III, which codes for MNKLKRAAIFDRLQEAIPNPVTELVYASPFELLIAVVLSAQATDKSVNKATALLFPQANTPAALLALGVDRLKEYIKTIGLYNSKAEHIVSLCRMLMDKHQGQVPQTREALEALPGVGRKTANVMLNTAFGHPTIAVDTHIFRVANRTAIAPGKTVLAVEKKLESTVPSAHKLNAHHLLILHGRYICVARKPRCGSCCIADLCEYPDKIIE
- the avs1c gene encoding AVAST type 1 anti-phage system protein Avs1c — its product is MMESMTPPMTRSEFEHRFHLLNEQMKQGKIQFAARAINGIHGIENVRILPNGRIDFLSVNELARNLANTTMHFDSERIKAMFDKQESQDVPGGGAE
- a CDS encoding phosphoribosylanthranilate isomerase → MKLTYPKTRTRVKICGFTRAQDAVAAARLGADAIGLVFYAPSPRHVAVETAREIVASLPAFTTVSGLFVDAAEEQVRDVLAQVRLDLLQFHGSETPEYCRQFERRYIKSVAMRSDTDLDALASHYADAAGLLLDVDNPAAKGGTGTAFDWGLVPWQCRLPLIVAGGLSPENVGAALAQTRPYAVDVSSGVESAKGIKEQQRMAAFLDEVCRFDYEQR
- the tnpA gene encoding IS66 family insertion sequence element accessory protein TnpA encodes the protein MAISGYWQDHINPWQNSGLSQAAYCRLSGDFMLHLAGAFPFYWDVPKVSIRLWGIVAYLASRVRQCILAQSTQLMSIHVLPDAKIRISS
- a CDS encoding HvfA family oxazolone/thioamide-modified RiPP metallophore → MNKTDKKSVAALVGATVVGAFTAPIAHAESNPFALKELSSGYTQVAEVVPYKGQSTNTGTAPAPAPAKTQEATCGQGKCGAQMMKQQQQMKCGAGMSGMQQPAAAPAQTQKAMEGKCAGMKMDGNSATTPAPAAPQQ
- a CDS encoding HvfC family RiPP maturation protein — encoded protein: MQPSETGTPAFIETQRAFSAYIRDPHNNPMPADVQPQRIAMYRELLSNNIDSFLSNAFPIIKETLDSRYWQTLIDDFFARHRSSSPYFSGVPEEFLDYLAKERADMPGDPPFLLELAHYEWVEMALAIAEEEAPEPDADKLEKPLDTCIRLSPVAWPLAYRFPVHRIACDNQPLQAPADPTYLAVYRNREDEVLFLELNNLTYRLLQRLSENHNETARAILGNLALEMGYTDINPILKHGATLLTDLAERGIV
- a CDS encoding HvfB family MNIO-type RiPP peptide maturase, with amino-acid sequence MKTIPIATGLGLRREFAFELTEAMPENIAFYEVAPENWMKMGGKWGRLFRAMTERFPFIFHGLSLSVGGFAPLDTRFIAELKSFLQQHQALLYSEHLSYCGDDGLLYDLLPIPFTEEAVHHAAARIRQTQDLLDRRIAIENVSYYAAPGKEMEEIDFLNAVLEEADCLLLLDVNNIYVNSVNHGYDALAFLQAIPGERIAYAHIAGHYVEAADFLVDTHGATIIDPVWMLLQKAYELFGVFPTLLERDFNIPPLPELLKEAGTIHTLQQQAGKSHATV
- a CDS encoding AAA family ATPase, whose translation is MHIIRLSLQNFKRFTDLTIQNIPSQAKLVLLIGANGSGKSCVFDAFNWIAPGNASRWHGQQESAYFKKEEASDTGVMIESSSNETFERSDNTLSQNAAGKFYGRSSLRIVPHLKPANHPGDAIENDQDAPRFYIEQDERFFIDVQQFTANINKAARAPLFKANSLLNQTELLEQIHQIQAQYIAPLNASLARIFGETEQTSIRLENYEDAEPGQPIKLNFRKGGYSINFDLLSHGEKQVVILLLNFAVRKNQLRDKILYIDEMDAHMNTRLQFDLLQEIVEHWIPDDSQLWTASHALGFIDYARKSAHAAIIDFDSLDFDEAQTIEPVEKINPQLYEIAVSSELLGELANNRQLIFVENNDINYYKPALATTRRLLLPARDKTTAYFTAQALAQYCLIDRDYLSDDERNELLSTYSWLRLLNYYSVENYLYHPENVSELTACHDKAFDRFAYETAWRTAKNRDKAKLLNKLDGIRKGYPFFKEPGNEKLRKTYEGWQSHQKVADMLDSDDFETFFKVYPAKDHGGDARGLAGFGKDKLASTQWFQQQIRALIEPEN